From a region of the Desmodus rotundus isolate HL8 chromosome 7, HLdesRot8A.1, whole genome shotgun sequence genome:
- the LRP10 gene encoding low-density lipoprotein receptor-related protein 10, translating to MPPAILLFLLLGGALAHPDRIIFANPACVDPPAVLLEVQGILQRPLGRDSRSSPANCTWLILGNKDQTVTVRFQKLHLACGSERLILRSPLQPQISLCDAPASPLQLPGGNVTITYSYAGARAPMGQGFLLSYRQDWLICLQEEFQCLNHRCVPVAQHCDGVDTCGDGSDEAGCSSDPFPDVTPASLPTLPCNHTLEDFYGVFSSPGYSHLSSVSHPQYCLWLLDPHDGRRLAVRFTALDLGYDDSVHVYDGPGPPEISRRLRRLTHFNNGKAVTVETLSGQAIVAYHTVPWSNGRGFNATYHVQGYCLPWDQPCGLGSGLGASEGLGERCYSEAQRCDGSWDCADGTDEENCPSCPPGHYPCGSAGTPSATACYLPADRCNYQTFCADGADERRCRHCQPGNFRCRDEKCVYETWVCDGQPDCADGSDEWDCSYALPRKVITAAVIGSLVCGLLLVIALGCTCKLYAIRTQEYSIFAPLSRMEAEIVQQQAPPSYGQLIAQGAIPPVEDFPTENPNDNSVLGNLRSLLQILRQDMTPGGASGARRRHRSRCVRRLVRRLRRWGLLPRSNTPARTPETRPQVTPSDAPLEALDGSTGLAHEVGAVGGHDGEQAPPLPAKAPLPSSSIPPAIPTVPEVPGPLPSVPIEPSLLSGVVQALRGRLLPSLWPPGPTQPPGPTRTPPEPHTIVLSPEDEDDVLLVPLAEPGLWVVEAEDEPLLA from the exons CCTGTGTGGACCCCCCAGCAGTGCTTTTGGAAGTGCAGGGCATCTTACAGAGGCCCCTGGGCCGGGACAGCCGCAGCTCCCCTGCCAACTGCACCTGGCTCATCCTTGGCAACAAGGATCAGACTGTAACAGTCAG GTTCCAAAAGCTGCACCTGGCCTGTGGCTCAGAGCGCTTAATCCTACGCTCCCCTCTCCAGCCACAGATCTCCCTGTGCGATGCACCTGCCAGCCCTCTGCAGCTACCTGGGGGCAATGTTACCATCACCTACAGCTATGCTGGGGCCAGAGCACCTATGGGCCAGGGCTTTCTACTCTCCTACCGCCAAG ATTGGCTGATATGCCTGCAGGAAGAATTCCAGTGCCTGAACCACCGCTGTGTGCCTGTGGCCCAGCACTGTGACGGGGTTGATACCTGTGGAGATGGCTCGGATGAGGCAGGTTGCAGTTCAGATCCCTTCCCTGATGTGACCCCAGCCTCTCTTCCCACCCTACCCTGCAATCACACCTTGGAAGACTTCTATGGGGTCTTCTCCTCCCCCGGATACTCACACCTGTCCTCAGTCTCCCATCCCCAGTACTGCCTCTGGCTGCTGGACCCCCACGATGGCCGGCGCCTAGCAGTGCGCTTCACAGCCCTGGATCTGGGCTATGATGATTCAGTGCATGTGTATGACGGCCCTGGGCCCCCCGAGATCTCCCGGCGGCTGCGCAGGCTCACCCACTTCAACAATGGCAAGGCTGTCACTGTGGAGACGCTGTCTGGCCAGGCCATTGTGGCCTACCACACAGTTCCTTGGAGCAATGGTCGGGGCTTCAACGCCACCTACCATGTGCAGGGCTACTGCTTGCCTTGGGACCAACCCTGTGGCTTAGGCTCTGGCCTGGGGGCCAGTGAGGGCCTAGGTGAGCGCTGCTACAGTGAGGCACAGCGCTGTGACGGCTCATGGGACTGTGCTGATGGCACGGATGAGGAAAactgccccagctgcccacctgGACACTATCCCTGTGGGTCTGCTGGCACCCCGAGTGCCACAGCCTGCTACCTGCCTGCTGACCGCTGTAACTACCAGACCTTCTGTGCTGATGGAGCAGATGAGAGACGGTGCCGGCACTGCCAGCCTGGCAACTTCCGATGCCGGGATGAGAAGTGCGTGTATGAGACATGGGTGTGCGACGGGCAGCCAGACTGCGCCGACGGCAGTGACGAGTGGGACTGCTCCTATGCCCTGCCCCGCAAGGTCATTACAGCTGCAGTCATTGGCAGCCTTGTGTGCGGCTTGCTCCTGGTCATTGCTCTGGGCTGCACCTGCAAGCTCTATGCCATTCGCACCCAGGAGTACAG CATCTTTGCCCCCCTCTCCCGAATGGAGGCTGAGATTGTGCAGCAGCAGGCACCTCCCTCCTATGGGCAGCTCATTGCCCAGGGTGCCATCCCACCTGTGGAGGACTTCCCTACAGAGAACCCTAATGAT AACTCAGTGCTGGGCAACCTGCGTTCTCTGCTACAGATCTTGCGCCAAGATATGACTCCAGGGGGTGCCTCAGGTGCCCGCCGCCGCCATCGGAGCCGCTGTGTGCGCCGCCTGGTGCGCCGTCTCCGCCGCTGGGGCCTTCTTCCTCGATCCAATACCCCAGCCCGGACCCCTGAGACCAGACCCCAGGTCACACCTTCTGATGCTCCCCTTGAAGCCCTAGATGGAAGTACAGGTCTGGCCCATGAGGTTGGGGCAGTAGGTGGGCATGATGGAGAACAGGCACCCCCCCTGCCTGCCAAGGCTCCCCTCCCATCTTCCAGCATACCTCCGGCTATCCCTACTGTCCCAGAGGTCCCAGGGCCACTGCCCTCAGTGCCCATAGAACCGTCACTGCTGTCTGGAGTGGTGCAGGCCCTGCGAGGCCGCCTCCTGCCCAGCCTTTGGCCCCCAGGACCAACTCAGCCCCCAGGTCCAACCCGAACCCCACCTGAACCCCACACGATAGTCCTGTCCCCAGAGGATGAGGACGACGTACTGCTGGTGCCACTGGCTGAGCCAGGGCTTTGGGTGGTTGAAGCAGAGGATGAGCCACTGCTTGCCTGA